In Planctomycetota bacterium, the DNA window CACCTGCCGCTGACCACGCTGATCGACGTGGTCTTCCTGCTGCTCATCTACTTCATGGTCACGGCGACCATCACGCCGCCCGAGAGCCGCGTCGCCGCCGCCCTGCAGTCCGAACGGGGCTCGGGCCAGGCGCGGGACCTGCAGCCCCAGATCGTCACCGTCGACGTCCGCGACGGCGTGCTCACCTACCGCATGGGCTCGCGGACGTTCCTGGATCGCGAGTCGCTCGGCGTCGTGCTCGCCGAACTGCCCAAGGAGGGCGGGCTGTTCGTCCGCGTGACCGACCGGGCGCCGTGGGCCGCCGTCGCGGCCGTCATGCAGGAGGCCCTCGACGCGGGCTTCACCAAGAGGACCTATGTGCCGGCCGAGTAGCACATCCTGGCTCGCGTGCATCGCGTTGGCGTGCGGCATGGCCGCGGCCGCGGCGGCGCAGCCGGCCGACGAGGCCGGCCGCTTCGAGGCCTACCTCCAGCGGCTCGAGCTCCGC includes these proteins:
- a CDS encoding biopolymer transporter ExbD; amino-acid sequence: MRLRDWNNREEQEHLPLTTLIDVVFLLLIYFMVTATITPPESRVAAALQSERGSGQARDLQPQIVTVDVRDGVLTYRMGSRTFLDRESLGVVLAELPKEGGLFVRVTDRAPWAAVAAVMQEALDAGFTKRTYVPAE